In a single window of the Desulfovibrio sp. ZJ209 genome:
- a CDS encoding nitroreductase family protein, whose protein sequence is MDFEELLARRRSTRKYQDRPLTPRQIGSVIASASRAPVGSNLYKDVHITVVRDQKLLHRLCEAAWKRFSTKEKVKEIAGDTADGENLLKPNLFYGAPAVFFVSHRRQDVQPGIEWANVTTITCMMHLEAVNLGLGSVFMWGALESMRLFPELDHTRELELPEGFVPLIALAVGYPCEAPGPAKKQHVIAVNYIPLRRDDDKWSCGAGIFAGALPPGAACSSGASTF, encoded by the coding sequence ATGGACTTTGAAGAACTCCTGGCCCGGCGCCGATCCACGCGCAAGTATCAGGACCGGCCGCTTACGCCCCGCCAGATAGGGAGCGTCATCGCCTCGGCCAGCCGCGCGCCCGTGGGCAGCAATCTGTACAAGGATGTGCACATCACGGTGGTGCGGGACCAAAAGCTGCTGCACCGGCTGTGCGAGGCCGCGTGGAAGCGCTTTTCCACGAAGGAAAAGGTGAAGGAGATAGCCGGCGACACGGCGGACGGGGAAAACCTGCTCAAGCCCAACCTGTTTTATGGCGCGCCGGCGGTCTTCTTTGTGTCCCACCGGCGGCAGGACGTGCAGCCCGGCATCGAATGGGCCAATGTGACCACAATCACCTGCATGATGCACCTTGAGGCCGTAAATCTCGGCCTCGGCAGCGTCTTCATGTGGGGCGCGCTCGAATCCATGCGCCTCTTCCCCGAGCTCGACCACACCCGGGAGCTGGAGCTGCCCGAGGGCTTCGTGCCGCTCATCGCCCTGGCGGTGGGCTATCCGTGCGAGGCGCCCGGGCCGGCCAAAAAACAGCATGTGATTGCGGTCAATTATATTCCCCTGAGGCGGGATGACGACAAGTGGAGCTGCGGGGCGGGGATTTTTGCGGGCGCGCTGCCCCCGGGGGCTGCCTGTAGCTCCGGGGCCTCCACTTTCTGA